From one Triticum aestivum cultivar Chinese Spring chromosome 4B, IWGSC CS RefSeq v2.1, whole genome shotgun sequence genomic stretch:
- the LOC123094249 gene encoding uncharacterized protein, with protein sequence MAKANPSYYQTTAPVSAPVQYQEHLFHLFVHQQLEATNGANQLITVNPKLPQGFGVTVATDWDIRDGPDTTAKVVARAQGLHQGSGKSSGAWFMSFNTVFTDERFKGSSLSVQGHLVSDEGEWVVTGGTGEFAFAQGVVTYKKIKELAGGNIRELRFRVVCFNFPKPNTLTKVGPWGGNGGTPFGPWGGNGGIPFEITEAEQPQRLESVTIQSNEVIDAIAFTYIGQGGARRTVGPFGGGGGVKQPIVQLGPSETVKEIFGTTGNFQGSNVVTSLSIVTNVKTYGPFGKQSNGTTPFRTTAPDKHSIVGFYGRSGQFVDQLGAYVRPTPN encoded by the exons ATGGCCAAGGCAAACCCCTCATATTACCAAACCACCGCTCCGGTTAGCGCACCGGTCCAGTACCAGGAACATCTCTTCCACCTGTTCGTGCATCAGCAGCTCGAAGCAACAAATGGTGCTAACCAGCTCATTACAGTGAACCCAAAGCTTCCCCAGGGGTTCGGTGTCACCGTTGCTACTGACTGGGACATCCGCGATGGTCCCGACACCACGGCAAAGGTTGTTGCGCGTGCACAAGGCCTGCATCAAGGGTCCGGCAAGAGCAGCGGAGCCTGGTTTATGTCGTTCAACACAGTGTTCACCGATGAGAG GTTTAAGGGGTCCTCCCTCAGTGTGCAAGGGCATTTGGTTTCTGACGAAGGTGAATGGGTAGTCACGGGTGGGACTGGCGAGTTCGCTTTTGCACAAGGTGTGGTCACCTACAAGAAAATCAAGGAATTGGCAGGCGGAAACATCAGAGAGCTTCGTTTCCGTGTTGTGTGCTTCAACTTCCCAAAGCCG AACACCCTTACAAAGGTTGGGCCGTGGGGTGGGAATGGAGGGACACCATTTGGGCCGTGGGGCGGGAATGGAGGGATACCATTTGAAATCACAGAGGCAGAGCAACCTCAGCGTCTAGAAAGTGTCACAATTCAGAGTAACGAAGTTATTGATGCCATTGCCTTCACCTACATCGGTCAAGGCGGTGCAAGGCGGACTGTCGGTCCAtttggtggtggcggcggggtcAAGCAGCCG ATCGTGCAGCTTGGTCCTTCAGAGACCGTGAAGGAAATATTTGGCACAACCGGCAACTTTCAAGGATCGAATGTTGTCACATCACTTTCCATTGTCACCAATGTTAAGACATATGGACCATTCGGAAAACAATCCAACGGTACTACTCCTTTCCGTACCACTGCGCCAGACAAGCACAGCATTGTGGGCTTCTACGGGCGGTCTGGGCAATTTGTTGATCAGCTTGGAGCTTATGTGCGCCCAACCCCAAATTAG